TGAATTATGCCCTAGAAATTTGGTGTTAAGGCAGAAATTGTAGTCAGGCCTGGTGGTATTTTAATGCCTGTGTTCTGGAGTCTTACTATCTTGCAGCCAAGCTATGTTCCCACCAGTTGCACATAGCAGCGATCTTTTTATATCCTCCCATGGGATACTCTGGAGCCTAGATTTGCAGTACAAACTGGCAGATGGTCCAGCCTTGCTGGGCCTGAACATTGCCTatgccttccccttctctctctgcagaGGGCTCCACGGGGAAGACGTGCCTGATGAAGGCTGTGCTGAATCTTCAGGATGGGATCAATGCCTGCATCCTGCCCCTGCTGCAGATTGACAAGAATTCCGGCAATCCTCAGCCCCTTGTCAACGCCCAGTGCACTGATGAGTTCTACCGCGGCCACAGTGCGCTGCATATTGCTATAGAGAAGAGGAGCCTGCAGTGTGTGAAGCTGCTGGTAGAGAACGGAGCAGATGTTCACCTCCGGGCCTGTGGCCGCTTCTTCCAAAAGCACCAAGGAACTTGTTTCTATTTTGGTGAGGGAGCTTTTCTTAGAGGCACAGAGTGGGTATCGCGCTGTCCAAGGTCACATGGTTAGTGGTTGGCAGAGTTGGTCCTGGAGCCCAGTCTGCCTGCTTCTAACCAGACTAATTAAATTACAACTTGTTTAAGGAATGCTTGATCTCCTTTTGGCCAGGGAAACTCAGCATGTACCCAAGTCCAGACTAGGGAGGGGATGGGCTGCAAGAACTAGTCTGTGCTAAGAGTCAGTGGGCAGATCCAGGCTGTAACTCGGTGGAGCATCTGGTTGGCAtgcaaaaggccctgggttcgactttttaaagtatgtgtgtgtggtacatataTTAATACTTGTTGATGTGTGTTCAAGTGAGTATGGAGGCCAGTGTGGATTtcaggtgctctctctctctctctctctctctctctctctctctctctctctctctgtcgttgttggctttttttttttttcttggtcttttttctgtgtagccctggaacttgctttgtagaccatggttgcctcaaactcagagatgcctctgcctcccaggtgctgagattaaaggtgacaTCATATCCCACTGTGACGGTCACTTTATTAAAAGAGCTATGGCCCCATCCCCCTGGGCTCCATTTTTAATAATAACAAGACCTGACCTACTACTaccaccaaaaaccaaaaccaaaccaaaaacccaccCAATCAAAACGGACATAATCAAGGAGAATTTGCATTAAGGGGTAGTGAGTTGACTCTGTCAGAGGAGAATGAAAGAGGCAAGGAGGAGGAGACCTGTTGTCTGCCTTTCACTCTTCCTGATCTGCTTCAGGAGACCTGGCCTTCTGCTCGAGGGCCAGGAAGAGTGGCAGGTGGAAGCCAGAGCTCGAGCtgccttttgtgtttgtttgtttttgtttttgagacaggtttctttgtgcagctttggagcctgtcctggaactcaccctgtagaccaggctggcctcgaactcacagagatccgcctgcctctgcctcccgagtgctgggattaaaggcatgggccacctgCCCAGCTTCAAGCTGCCCTCTTGCTCCACAGGTGAGCTACCTCTTTCTCTGGCCGCGTGCACCAAGCAGTGGGATGTGGTGACCTACCTCCTGGAGAACCCACACCAGCCTGCCAGCCTCGAGGCCGCTGACTCCCTGGGCAACACAGTCCTGCATGCTCTGGTAATGATTGCAGATAACTCGCCTGAGAACAGTGCACTGGTGATCCACATGTATGATGGGCTTCTCCAAGTGGGGGCCCGCCTCTGCCCCACGGTGCAGCTTGAAGATATCTGCAACCATCAAGGCCTCACACCTCTGAAGCTGGCTGCCAAGGAGGGCAAAATTGAGGTGAGTACTGTTCCCTATCCTGCAGGAATCAGGCAGTCactttacatatgtatataatgcattccgGTCCCTCCCACCCTGAGCCCTTCATTATCCATCCCCCCCACCCTTCCTGTCAATCGGTCCCCTTACATTCCTTTCTcccattcagttctttttgtcttgtcttgtttaaCTGAGTTTAAATAGGGTCATCTGTGCGATCATAGGTTTCAAACTATCCATTGGTACCTGGAAGGCTCACGGGATGACAATGACTGCCTCTTCCCAAGAAacgacattttaaaaaaagattatttttattttacgtacaTAAGTATTTTGTCTGTATGAACATATGTGCACTGGGAgaatgcctggtgcctatggaggccaaaaaAGGTGCAGTGACAGATGActataaactgccatgtgggtgctgggaactgaaccttcaTCCTCTGCAGaagcatcaagtgctcttcaccactgagtgATGGCTCCAGCATCCGGGAGATAGCTATGTCAGTTACTGCTGTGATAACAGCaacatgatcaaggcaacttggagaagggtttatttgggcatAGAGTTCCAGAGGCAGGAGTCCATCACCATCAAGGTAAGGAAGTGTGCcagcaggcaagcatggtggcCGGAATAGCAAGTTGAGAGCTCAACAGCCAAGCAGGAAACGGAGAAGGAACTGGGAATGGTACACAGCTTtcaaagctcaaagcccacctgcagtCACGCATGTCCTCcagaaaggccacacctcctaaacctacccaaacagcatcaccaacttggtagaaccaaatattcaaacacctGAGCAtctgggggacattttcattcacactAACCCAATAGCTTTTTTCCCTACATTTTGTCTCATTTGCTATTAGGTTTTTTTCAGATTTTACCTACTGtgacattcacattttttttctcattatacaTAAGCTTtaaaaactagccgggcggtggtggcgcacacctttaatcccagcactcgagaggcagaggcaggcggatctctgtgaattcgaggccagcctggtctacagagcgagatccaggacaggctccaaagctacacagagaaaccctgtctcgaaaaaccaaaaccaaaaccaaaaaaaaaaaaaaaaaaaacaaaaaacactatatgaaaaacaatgatatggttggggctggagaagagGCTCATTGGTGAAGAGCACAtattgttcttgtagaggacccaagttagatTGCCAacactcacatcaggcagctcacaactgcctggaactccagcctcAGGGAGCTGACCTCTGTCACTTCCCTAGGTATGTACACAGACAccagtacacataaaaataaataatattttccttaaagTATATGGTCACTCAGGAAGCGGAGACAGGTGGCTCTCTATGAATTCTAAGTCAGTTTGGTCAATATAACaggttgcaggccagccagagccacagagtgagacctgCTTCAAAATAACCAAAGAATCCACCAGTTAATcaatcaacaaaaagaaaaaaagatggtagtaggttttttttttgttgttctctgtgtttttgaTATGTAGAATTTAAAGTATTCCTATGTGTGTGGTTTGGCATGGTTGCCTATAGTCTCAGCTACCTGGGAGGCTGAATCAAGACAATCACTCTAGcctaagagttcaagaccagccttggcaaTATGGTTAGTCCCTGTGTGAGTAACCAAACCAAATGGCACTTTTGTGTATACAGGTGGAATtatcttttcctttaaatttcttgGTTTTCCTATTACTTAACATTTTCTacaatatagttattgaatgaaaaaaaatactttctacaagattatatatgtaatattttaatatgtctGCATGggtatctgtgtaccacatgcatgcctggtgcccttggaggccagaagagggtgtcagttccCCTGAGACTGGACtgatagatagttgtgagctgccatgtgggtgctgggacttgaacctgggtcctgtagAGGAGCAGCCATTGTTCTTAGTCACGGAGCCATCCCTCTGGCACCAGTATTGTACTTATATGTACTTGCTACATGtgtttattagttactttccaTGTTGTTATACAAAACACCTGACAAAAGCCActaaggaaggaaggctttggCTCACACTGAGGATACCCATCACcgtggcagggaaggcaggacAGCAGGAACATGAGGCGCTGGTCACATCgcagctgcagccaggaagcagagagagatgaacccTGGTGCGCAGCTCACTGTCTTCCTTCTATTTAGCCCAAGATCCCAGCCATGGGATGGTGTCATCATCCACATGTAGAGTGTGTCTTTCCATCCCTATTGACCTAATCTAGACAATTACTCATATATATGCCCGGAGACTTGTCTCTTCAGTGCTTCTAGACCCTGTTGAGAAGATTAGTCATCTCGGTATGTAGCTTGTAGTGTATGTTATATAATAACACGATTATGCATGTGTTATCATTATATATCATACACCTATCTATATTTTATTCCAGACTTtcgcaatttctttctttctgcttgtttgttttgaaacagagtcttatcAGCCTAAGTCACCCTTGAACTctatttattcacattttattgtgtgtgtatataaatgtgaACACATGCCATAGCATGTATATGGAAATTAGATGGTGACTTGCGGGGGTGGCTCTCCTTTTCTGCCATGTAGGTTCCatggattaaactcaggtcatcaggcttgatagcAAATACCTTTACTCTTCCTGATCGCTCACCTTAGTCTCCCCAGTgtcaggattataggcatgcatcattCATACATGGTGCtgctatttatttttagcttacttaaaatttgttttagatttatttattttatgtatatgagtgactTGCCTGCAGAGGTAGGAAGAGGGTATTGGAtaccctaaaactggagttatggatgattgtgaaccactatgtgggtgctgggaactgaaccagggtccttggTAAGacgaacaagtgcttttaaccactgagtcatctctccagcccctatggttttatttttaacgtCTAAAACTGAGTTGTTTGAAAGTACTTTGGGTAGAAAGAATAAGCATTGCCCagctctccttttccctcccaagTGCCTTGTGAGGCTCTACATTTTATTCTCAGGATGTTTCATATCACACACAGAAGTGTGCATATAGCCAGTGTTAAGAATGAGGGCTAtttattaagacagggtttctctagctatgtctgtcctggaactggatctgtagatcaggctggccttgaactcacagagatccaccaccaccgcccggctcagatgGGGTTATTTTTTaggtcaaaataaaataaacataagtaACAATTTTAATACTGTATCCTGCTCTCAACTCCTGGTGCTCTTGCGGGAGCGTGTGCACCTGTCTTTGTTGTCTAAAGGCCtggctggggctgcagagatggttcagcggttgagagcactggctgctcttccagagcagagtttgattcctggcacacacagggcagctcacaactgtctgtaactccagccccaggggtcaAATAGTTTCTTATGTCCTCCGTGGGtgctgcacatatgtggtgcacagacatacatgcaggtgaaacacacacacacacacacacacacacacacacacacacacacacacaaacaaacaaacaagtaccTTTAAAGGCAtagttctggggctggggaggtggctcagaggttaagagcactgcctgctcttccagaggtcctgagttcaattcccagcaaccacatggtggcttgcaactatctataatgagatctggtgccctcttctggcctccaggcatacatgaaggcagaacactgtatacacaaatcaatcttaaaaaatataactCGGTGGTggcttacgcctttaatcccagctcttgggaagcagaggcaggcagatctctgtgagttcaaggctagcctgggctacagagtgagttccaggaaaggcgcaaagctacacagagaaaccttgtctcaaaaaacaacaacaacaaaaaaaccaaattatatatatatatatatatttaaaaaggcaCTCCCCAGTCTGCATCCTTCTTGTCTTCATTCCTCATGTGTGAAATTAAAGAACACACACCGCACACATATATACGAATAACATGGTGGTCTCGGATTTCAAGTAACCTCACGTCCCCTGCTGGGATCTCTGCTCTATCTGAGGAACTCAGGAAAGAAGTCCACGGGAAGACAGAGCCAAGCTGCCTGTCAGCCTATGCATATGTGGGCATGTAAACCTGACAGTTCACCCTTGGTTGGATATCTGTAAGAGCTGAAACATGCTAGGACCTATGTGCTCTGTGGGGGCCCACCATGTTGTCTGGCCCTGGCATAGCGTTAATGCAGGGAAGGTGACTAGCAGGTGAGTGAGCTCATGTGACTGCCCTGCAGATTTTCAGGCACATTCTGCAGCGGGAGTTCTCAGGACTGTACCAGCCCCTTTCCCGAAAGTTCACTGAGTGGTGCTACGGTCCTGTCCGGGTATCACTGTATGACCTGTCCTCGGTGGACAGCTGGGAAAAGAACTCGGTGCTGGAAATCATCGCCTTTCACTGCAGGAGCCCGGTAAGTCCACGGGCTGCTGGGCTGCCTAGAGATTCTGGCAAAGGGCAAGCCTTCCTCCACTTCATAGTACAAGCGCTGGAACGGAGGCACCTGGGAGGGAGGCGCCTTCCAGGGGTCCTGGGTCTGGAACCTGTTCCGAATTtgctcttctccatctcccttggCCCTTGCGTGGAGCCTGCCACGAAGTGGGTGCTGTGTCCTTCCTACCTTGTGCTTTGATTCTCCCTTTCCCGCCCAGCACCGGCACCGCATGGTGGTTTTAGAGCCACTGAACAAGCTTCTGCAGGAGAAATGGGATCGACTTATCCCCAGATTCTTCTTCAACTTCGCCTGTTACTTGGCCTACATGCTGGTCTTCACCATTGTTGCCTACCACCAGCCTTCCCTGGAGAAGGCAAGAGCTGGGTGGGGTCGTCCCGGGGCACACCTGCTAGAAGCAACCCTGGagtgggaaggggcaggaagcACCATCCCAACCTACCAAAGATGACATGGAGGCTTAGGTGACTTGAAGGACATACCCAGAGCTCTTGGAAACAGTCCCTTAGGGTAACAACAGCAACGATAATTAATTCTTACTGAATGCTTGCCAGATGTGAGTCAAGAGTCTCAGTGGTTAGCATGTGTTAACTAATGACTGTTCACAGCACCCTCTGGGATGAAGGACTGTCCATTCTTAGTTTACTACTGAGGTCAGGGAGAGGCGCAGAAAGGTTAATATATTATCTATGGTAATAAAAACTCGCAGTGGTAGAGATGACCTGAGGCCAGAAAATCTGGTTCCAAACCCAATGCTAATAACCGCTCTATCATATGCTTCTCAGGGACTGGAATCAGGGCCCTGCCCCAGAGCCCATGTCCTCTCTGATGCTCAGAGGGGCCTCTCCACAGTGAAGGCTCAGAACAGTTTCTCCCCCAGGGCTCTTGGACAGCTAGCTGTCGGGGAGGGGACCCAAGACTCTAGGTCTTATGAGAGTGTTCGTTTGTCCCTTCAGCCGGCCATTCCCGCATCAAAAGCGACTTTTGGGGATTCCATGCTACTGCTGGGCCACATCCTGATTCTGCTTGGGGGTTTTTACCTCTTACTGGGCCAGGTAAGgacctccttcctgtttctccagtGTAGCTTCCAGTTCACCAGGAAGCAACCAGAACTTCACAGGGAGTTAAGTATACTCTATTCACTGCTGGGAAAACAAATTCCCACGCAGGCCGGGACCATCAggccaggggtggccccacccacaatggactaggccctcctccatcaatcactaattaagaaaatgccctacaggcttgcctgcctacagcttgatcttactgaggcattttttttttttttttttttttttagttagagtTCCCTCAGATGATtgtggcttgtgtcaagttgacataaaactatccagcacaagcTACAtatggaggtgggggtggtgagggAAAGGCTATACAGTATTAGGCACTGAGGTGGGTTAGCCAGGTGGCCATAACTGGAAGCACGTCGGGGAGCTGCAGTCCCGGCCACAGGGGCAGCCTGGCTGCGCTCAGATCTGAAGAGCAAGTTTCACACACTCTGACCTCTCTCTCCTCCGCAGCTATGGTACTTTTGGCGCCGCCGTCTGTTCATCTGGATCTCATTCATGGACAGCTACTTTGAAATCCTCTTGTACGCGCATCTCTCCTTTCCCATACTGTCTCTGAGGTCTGGGTGTGGCGGGTGTGGCAGTGAGCACCAAGCTGGTTGTGCAGGCCGGGACCCAGGACTCCAAGTTGTTCTAGGCGGCAAGGATAGGAGTGTGTGCCGGACCTGGGACCCCTGGCTCCCGGGCAGCGTGGTTGGGCCCTGTCAGGTTCCCATCTTTGCCTAGCCTCTTTCCATGGAGTGTCTCAATGTTTGATTCAGGTATCATGATTACAAGTGGGAagcctccaggcagtggtggcacacgcctttaatcccagcacaggcgaggcagagctaggcagatctctgtgagttcgaggccagcctggtctacagagtgagttccaggacaggcaccaaagctacacagagaaaccctgtctcaaaaaaacaaaccccaaactaaaaaacccaaaaaaaccaaaaccaagtagGAAGCCCAGAGCATAAATGAATAACTTGTCCAGGATGGAGGTCAGGCTATGATTGATCCAGCTCCAGACAGATGGAGTCCATCTGAGGTGGTAGAGGCAGTCAGGGGTGGGGCTGTTGCCTAGTGGCCCGGAAGTTGACCCACATCTCGTCCCCACCCAGCCTCGTCCAGGCTCTGCTGACCGTGCTGTCCCAGGTGCTGCGTTTCGTGGAGACTGAATGGCACCTCCCCCTGCTCGTGTCATCCCTGGTGTTGGGCTGGTTGAACCTGCTTTACTACACACGCGGCTTCCAGCACACAGGCATCTACAGTGTCATGATCCAGAAGGTGAGAGATGGGGGTGGACCAGGCGCACCAGACTACGGAGGCCCGGACGCCACCTCCCACTAGACTCCTTTTGGCCTCATGAGGCAGGAGCTGTCCTCTCTACAGCTAACCTGAGCAGAAGAGAGCATGAGCTGTAAATGCCCATGTGCCATTTACCCACACACTTGCCCAACATGACTGCAGGCGTGGGCCTGCATGTACCTGGATGTCTTCCTACatatgcagatgcacacacacatacacttgttgGCAGGTGTCCACATAGGAACATGCGCATCTTTCATAAAGGAGCAGATGATATTTTCATGGGCACTTATCCATTTGTCTGAGTCTTGGGACATGGGGACATTCGCATCGGTCTGCACCCATTTATTTCACAAGTGTTTAGGAGCGTCCACCATGGTCCTGGTTCTTTCTACGTAGGGAacacagcagtgaacaaaacAGACAAGTCCTTCCTCTTTTGAAGCTGATGTTCCAGTGTGGGGAATGAAATTGCTAAGAACACAGTTTAGGATATTGCTGACTACAAGACCCcacagaggaaacacacacaacaGTGTTATGGAGAATGACTGGGGCAGATAGGACTTTAGATGGTGTACAAAACCCTTTCtgaagaggtgttttttttttttttttttttctgtgtagctttgcgcctttcctggaactcacttggtagcccagactggcctcaaactcacagaaatccgactgctctgctccgagtgctgggattaaaggcgtgcgccaccacaactcgcttttgttttgttttttgagacagggttcctctgtgtagtcctggctgtcttggaacttgctctgtagaccaggctggcttcgaactcacatagatctgagatctgctgctctgcctccgaaacactgggattaaaggtgtgcaccacccaccacaccacccaccacccctcaGCTGAAGAGGgagtttttatgttttcttttgatgCAGTGTAGAGGATGGGACTCGGACCCTTAgacaagctaggcaagcactctacctctgagaTAGACCCACAGTCCATTAGTGGTGACCTGGAAGGATGAGTCAGCCACCTCAGAGTGGAGGGGGAAGCATCCTCTTCAGAGGGAACAATACAAGTGGAGAAAAAGAACCAGAGCAAGTGGACGATGCTTGAGACAGCCAGGAGACTGCAATGCCAAGCAGGCcaagagtgggggagggagtaGGGAGCAGGTGGGTGCCTGGGGTTTAAAACTTCTGGTAAAATAGGGACCGGGACCGGAGGAATAGTTCAATGGTTAGGATCAAAGTCAGACTCACATGCCTGCGGGTAAACACTTTCACCCACTTTCACCTGAGCTGGAGGCAGATTCTTTTAAAAGCTCCTTCTGCTCAGAATGacctgtgtctgtgcacacactgtCTGTGGGAGGGGTGTGTGTACAAAGGAGCCCACTTATGGGGTGTAGGGTCCGTATGCTGGGGGCCATTCACCCAGTCCTTCCCCTCGGGCTCATGTGTCCCAGGTCATTCTGCGAGACCTGCTCCGATTCCTGCTGGTCTACTTGGTCTTCCTTTTCGGCTTCGCTGTAGGTAAGGACTCTTTTAcactctgagtgtgtgtgttcctgtgtagtCCACGCATGTGTGCGAATGTGGGTCTGGGAACTTACGTACATGCACGCAGAGAGACCTGCGCAGGAGGCAGGGTGTCTTCTGCTACTCTTCTCTgtcttattgccttgagacagtgtcttttactgaactggaagcttgctGGTTTTTAACTGGCGTggtcagtgagctctaggaatctgtctttctctgtcctgagaGGCTGGGGAtaaccacaggcacacacaattctaaaatttttaaattttatttatttattcatttatttattttgtgcatgcgtgcgtgcatgcgtgcgtgcgtgcatgcatgtgtgcatgctcacacacatggggagggagggaggagggggaggggaaagtggttctcttcttccatcagtgGGACCTGggaaatcaaattcaggtcatcagatttggaGGCaaacacctctacccactgagcatctcccctgCCTTCTCACTTACCTACAGCCCTGGTGAGCCTGAGCCGGGAGGCCCAAAGGCCCAAAGCTCCTGCAGATAACAACACCACAGTGACAGAACAGCCCATGCTGGGCCAGGAAGAGGAGGCGGTCCCGTATGGGGGCATTCTGGATGCCTCACTAGAGCTCTTCAAGTTCACCATTGGCATGGGGGAGCTGGCCTTCCAGGAGCAGTTGCGCTTCCGTggggtggtgctgctgctgctgctggcctacGTCCTTCTCACCTACGTTCTGCTGCTCAACATGCTCATTGCCCTCATGAGCGAGACCGTCAACAGCGTTGCCACTGACAGCTGGAGCATCTGGAAGCTGCAGGTATGGGCCCCGTGAGGCGCTCTTCTCTCACCCTGGGGACCCTGCGGAGGGCCCAGCACCCAGGCACATGGGCTCAGCCCAGCAGGGCCAGCCTCTAGATCGTAGCCATTCACTCCTTCATAGGGTTCTTATGAGGCTCATAGGAGCGTGGGAATAGGAAGTGTCCAGGACAGTGCCTGCCGCATAGCAGGTGTTCACTGAGTCGGTTACCATGATCCATTGGCATTATTATTatggagacaaagtctcactatgtatcaccgactggcctccaactcacagcaacccccctgcctcagtcttgtGAGTGAGGGATGACAGatgtgagttaccatgcctgcaTATCAAGTGTCTTGAATGCCTATTACTGGTAGGGCTTTGCAGTAAGAGCCCCGTGGAGGACAAGACAAAGGCCCCTCCTGAGCTCCACACATGTAAAATACGGttagattgatgtgggaggagggaagaatgaTCGGGAGGGTctgatatcacacacacacacacacacacacacacacacacacacacacacacacacacgcacgcgcgcccCTTAGAAGCATTAGCTAGGTCTTACTTGATGAAAGAAAGGCTGTGTAGGTTTTGGCCACGGAGAGCCTTGCCCTGGAGGTTGGACTCTGCTGCCTGCCACGTTATTATTGTCCTCGGGCCATTTCCTCCTTGAGTCTCAAGTGCCGGCACCAGTGGGGTCTGGGATGCCCTGTGATGTGTGTGACTGGGCATGCACATGGGAGAGGGGATACGCTCTGGAGTCTGAAGTGCCTAAGAACAAGCCATTATTAAGCACTCCTTATGTGTATGGCACAAACACCACCTGAGGTGACTTTTCCTTAGTTTACAGATGGGGAACCTTCTGTGAGGGCATCTTTCCTCCAGGCAGGGTCCCAGGCTGCTTTGTTTGATGTGTCCTTTGTCCCCAGAAAGCCATCTCTGTCTTGGAGATGGAGAATGGCTACTGGTGGTGCAGGAGGAGGAAGCATCGCTCAGGGAGGCTGCTGAAAGTGGGCACCAGATGGGACGGTGCACCTGATGAGCGTTGGTGCTTCAGGTGAGCCAAGAGggcagggcggggcggggcctggatGACCCAGGATGGATCAGAGGTGCTGAGGAGAACCCGAGTAC
This Peromyscus leucopus breed LL Stock chromosome 8b, UCI_PerLeu_2.1, whole genome shotgun sequence DNA region includes the following protein-coding sequences:
- the Trpv2 gene encoding transient receptor potential cation channel subfamily V member 2; amino-acid sequence: MTSPSNPPAFRLETSDGDHEEDSAEVNKGKREPPPMESPFQGEDRNFSPQIKVNLNYRKGLGTGQQDPNRFDRDRLFSVVSRGVPEELAGLPEYLCRTSKYLTDSAYTEGSTGKTCLMKAVLNLQDGINACILPLLQIDKNSGNPQPLVNAQCTDEFYRGHSALHIAIEKRSLQCVKLLVENGADVHLRACGRFFQKHQGTCFYFGELPLSLAACTKQWDVVTYLLENPHQPASLEAADSLGNTVLHALVMIADNSPENSALVIHMYDGLLQVGARLCPTVQLEDICNHQGLTPLKLAAKEGKIEIFRHILQREFSGLYQPLSRKFTEWCYGPVRVSLYDLSSVDSWEKNSVLEIIAFHCRSPHRHRMVVLEPLNKLLQEKWDRLIPRFFFNFACYLAYMLVFTIVAYHQPSLEKPAIPASKATFGDSMLLLGHILILLGGFYLLLGQLWYFWRRRLFIWISFMDSYFEILFLVQALLTVLSQVLRFVETEWHLPLLVSSLVLGWLNLLYYTRGFQHTGIYSVMIQKVILRDLLRFLLVYLVFLFGFAVALVSLSREAQRPKAPADNNTTVTEQPMLGQEEEAVPYGGILDASLELFKFTIGMGELAFQEQLRFRGVVLLLLLAYVLLTYVLLLNMLIALMSETVNSVATDSWSIWKLQKAISVLEMENGYWWCRRRKHRSGRLLKVGTRWDGAPDERWCFRVEEVNWAAWEKMLPTLSEDPSGAGIPGYEKNPTLKPGKNGAPEEDHLPLQVLQSH